The following is a genomic window from Bacteroidales bacterium.
TAATGAAACTTGGTGATCATGCCATTGAAAACATTCAGGTTATTTCCACAGGGTCGATCGGTCTCGATGCAGCCCTTGGCATTGGCGGATTACCGCGTGGAAGAGTGATTGAGATCTATGGTCCTGAAGCATCCGGAAAGACAACCCTGGCTATTCATGCAATTGCTGAAGCCCAGAAAAACGGAGGTATCGCCGCAATTATTGATGCAGAACATACTTTTGACCGTAATTATGCCGAGAAACTCGGAGTTGATGTTGAAAATCTTCTTATATCCCAGCCTGATAATGGCGAACAGGCACTTGAGATAACTGATAATCTTATAAGGTCGGGAGCACTCGATATCGTAGTTATCGACTCAGTAGCTGCACTTACACCAAAAGCAGAGATTGAAGGTGAGATGGGCGACTCAAAAATGGGACTGCAAGCCAGGCTTATGTCTCAGGCTTTGAGGAAATTAACTGCCAATATCAACAAAACAAATACATCATGTGTATTTATCAACCAGCTGAGAGATAAAATCGGTGTTATGTTTGGCAATCCGGAGACAACAACCGGAGGTAACGCCCTTAAATTCTATGCTTCAGTAAGGCTTGACATCCGGAGAACCAGCCAGTTAAAAGAGGGTGAAGAGATAATCGGAAGCCGCACAAGAGTCAAAATAGTAAAAAATAAACTCGCACCTCCCTTTAAAAAGGCTGATTTCGACATACTTTATGGTGAGGGGATTTCACAGCTCGGAGAGATTGTTGACCTGGGTGTCGACTTTGAAATAATCAAAAAGAGCGGATCCTGGTTCAGCTATGGTGATACCAAGCTTGGACAGGGAAGAGATGCTGTTAAACAGATACTTAAGGACAATCCTGAATTATATGATGAGCTGAAGACCAAAGTGTCTGACGCGCTTAAGAAATAATTATTCAATATTTTATATTCCAGTTATGAAAAGATATCTCTTTCCGGTACTTCTTCTGGCATTGCTTTTTACTTCATCATGTAAAGAGAAAACACCTGTCATAAGCGAAGAAGCTCAGCCACAAATAAATAATCAGCTTACTGCTGAGGAGAAA
Proteins encoded in this region:
- the recA gene encoding recombinase RecA, encoding MSKERKEINKEKLKALEVTLGKIEKDFGKGTIMKLGDHAIENIQVISTGSIGLDAALGIGGLPRGRVIEIYGPEASGKTTLAIHAIAEAQKNGGIAAIIDAEHTFDRNYAEKLGVDVENLLISQPDNGEQALEITDNLIRSGALDIVVIDSVAALTPKAEIEGEMGDSKMGLQARLMSQALRKLTANINKTNTSCVFINQLRDKIGVMFGNPETTTGGNALKFYASVRLDIRRTSQLKEGEEIIGSRTRVKIVKNKLAPPFKKADFDILYGEGISQLGEIVDLGVDFEIIKKSGSWFSYGDTKLGQGRDAVKQILKDNPELYDELKTKVSDALKK